AACAGCAATGGCAATTACCTCTTCCTCCTTTTAGGTTCAGCCTGCagcaatttaacaaaaaaaaatatgtgTGTGACCATTACTATCAGAGGTTTAAAAGATATCAACTATCAACAAAGGCCTATTTGATCGAATCTAAATAACTTGTGGTAACAATGTTGCTTTTTATGCTCAATATTATCAGTTTCATTAGGTTGAAATTGCTTCGTGACTATGTTATAGCAACTGCTATGAAATTAAAAAGGGCAATCCGCATCAAAATCTTTTAAGTTTGCTAGTTACAAAACAAGAGCAAGTTTGGAACTTTCATGAAGTGATGAGAACAATGCTTTGCAAGATAATATCAACGACATAGAGCTTAGAAAAGGTCTATTTCAACATAAAATACCAGAGGTATAATCATGGATGATCGAGACTCGAGATCTTGTAGCAATTAGTACCATAAGCATTAAGACTAGTGCTAAAGTTCTTAACTGCTAAAATAATATTAGGTTTCCATGGTGTAATCAGCGTACGATGATGAACCAGAAACCTCTATGTATGGTTAcacatgtaaaaaaaaaaagatttaattgATTTACTAATTAAGAGCAAAAAAAAAAGGGAGACCAAATAAACACTACCAACATCACCTTGGGTTCAGAGACTGGTGAAGCTGGGAATCCATTTGCAGATCTTTTTGCATCATTTTCAGTGTCACAGTCAGCGCATAGAAAGTGTTCCAACTTTTTTGCTTGTTCAATTGCCATGCCCATGCAAGGTGGATGGAACCTATTTGCATAAATGATTTATTTACCCCAGTATATAGTGCAGAACGACAGAGAAACTAAGTAGAGAATAACCCCTGGCCACTAATACAAGTGGTTAATCCCAAGAACAGATGGTTAAAGAGATACAATGACTAATAGGACTTCATCACATGCAAAAACACAGCAAAGGATGAAACCATTACTCCAGATCACATTAACTGGAACCACATCATGGAATAAGGTCAACATAAATCTCCTGAAGGTATAAAATTCATTTAGATAGCAATCTCCATTCCAAATCAGTCGGCTTTGCTGAATTGCTGCTCATGTACGAACAAAAAAATCATCCACTTTTGGCCACAGTTTTATCGATAAACAAACCAAAAGCTTTGTATTAATCATTCACTTCCAAACACAAACTTATATTTATCAATTTTAATATTACAATTATCACAAACATAAATGAACTCTTGCGGTGATACGAGGTTCATAACCAAACTGACTCTGCATTAATAAACATATAAATGTTTGCCCAAACAGGACACATTAACAGAATTTATGAataaatgatacaaagaaaatattttgCATAAAATGAAAGAAAGAGCGCCTGTGAAATGATAAAAGCTGCAGTAATATTCCTGCATTGACAGTGTCCAAGAATTTGAACCTTGGCAAGTAAATTATACAGTTACTGAAGATAACAAATAAAGCAATTAGATTTTTAACATATGCAGTGGGAAACTCAGGCTCTCGAGGGGAATAACCTTGCATGAGTTGGTGGCTAAAAGACAGATCAATTGATAGGTGGGTATTCACGTAACATATGATACGATGATCAtaccaaaataatatataatttacatATCTGTAGCCAACAACAACACATTCTAGCTTTCAACTAaccttttttttgttttgtttttttggcCCCGAGGGCTGGTTCTATTGGTAAGTGCATGGGATAATGGTTGTAGTCGAAACTCAACAAGGGATTTCATCATCTCTGCGGACCCGTCCATGCACTTGCCAATTTGGTTCCCTCTCAATGGCATGGGATAGTCGTAAGGGGCAGCTAACGTGACAGAACCATGTTTTTTTCTCAACCAACCATTTTTAGTATTATAATAAAGTTTCCATATTATTGTTTAGAGCCTTTGAGACACGGGATTTAAGTTTCACATAGTCTACCAAGAAATTCACACCCATGCTTTGAGAAGTACCTTTATGCAAGGgattatcatcatttttttcaatAAAACAACTCTATGAACAGATATTAGAAAAGGGCAATACAGTGAGACCTTAAAGGATGCACAGTGAGCAAAAACTGGGCTAAAGTAAAGCATGCAAAAGTATGGAGGTGAAGCATCGTATTCCTCCAACATGTTGACTGATTACCATCTGACATCATTCTAGACTTCTAGAATTAGTCATGTTGATTGATATGCTCTACCAACCGACATCATTCTAGACTTCTAGTAGTAGCACAACTGTGCTAGCTACTCCACCAACTTTGAATATTGAGCAATTGCCCTGACAAGGCCTTATTATACAAAATGCCTAAATAtaacaattattttttaaaaaacattgagCAAGGTGGCCGATTCACCTTTTTCTCCAACATTTTTTCATATTGTAGTGTGTTTATCTGGTGTGAATGAAGGTAACGTGAAAAAGGAAGATATTGACAGGACTTCATTTATCCAATGTTTACTTGGATGAAATCaggaagggaaaacaaatagGAATTGATGATCCACACTACCTTTTGCTGCTGTTCAGATCTAGCAGAATGAGAAGAATTCAAAGCTTGCTATCTGATCAACGTTTGCCTACAAATCAACAATTAGTCAACAGTGCAGTTTGCAAGAAATGCAAACTAATCATATCCTCATGTTCAAGGACAAGAACCACGAGTTCCAACTACTTGCTCATCAGTCATACTTCTGTTTTGCATATGCATGCACACACGTCTACCTGAGTTTCTTCTTTTTCCCTTGCAAACTAACCTTCAAGTAACACCAATGAAGAAGAAGTATTGCAATGTCTAATTAGAAATGAAGCTTAAGGTGATGCTTTTACTAGGATTAGCTTCAGATAAGTGATAAGGTGCAGCAAAAGCAGAAACTTAAACAAGCTCCACGAAttaaagctttccttttcctttacatcaatattttctcaatttttttattattatttttcattttgcaTTTGATATATATCATAAATTTTCACTTCGTTTCTCAAACTTTCTATCAGTCTTGCATGGGGTAAAAATGGAAATTCATGTTTTGGTTAATTAACTGTATTTCTTTTACtgacttttttttaaaatgttttcttCAGTTGTCAGCCTTTGTCTACATCTTTTTGCGGAAACCATCTATGAATCAAGAACCAGAGATTTTGCTTttccatttttattattttataaagagCAGTCATATGTGAGCAATTTGCAGAAGCAGGGGCTATGCTGGATCAATTGCCTGATTGTTACCCTATCAAACTATCAGTATCACTTCTTTGAAGAATGCTCGCACAGCCAAACCTAGTCTCAATCCAACAAAATATAGGAGCTTCTTTCAAGTGATTTCTCCACTTCCAAATCTGAGCTTCCATCGATTAGCAAAACAGCCAAGTTAGGCAAAGAAAGAAGAGTAGCTGAAATCACTTACCAATCCTTGCATCCGTCACACTGGACCATCAGATCATCCGGGTTGTAAGGCATCTCACACTTGCAGTACCTGACATGAACAATACAAACTCAATAGATAAAAGTACAAACACAAGAAAGGCACCCAAAGAAGGCAAAGCGTACACTGCCACGCGATCAGGCGTGAAGGCCCCAGTGGCAGCCTTGTACTCGAAGCGGCAGAAGTAATCCTCAGCGCCCACATTCTCCAACTTGGTGTAGTTTTTGAAGGTGTGGACGACACACTTGCCCTCGATGGTGTGCGCACTCTGCACGTCATAGTGGTCAGAGAGGAACAGCTCCTTCGCGCCATGGAACTGCCGGCGGCCACCCATGGACTCCTCGGGTCGGTAGTACCACCGAACCTTCACCCTCACGTTATTACGGTGATCGGCCTCGATCTTCTCCACTCTCGCCACGTACGGCGGCTTGTCCGACTCCGATGGCCGCATCAACACGCAGTTGCCGACTACAATACAACCCCCACGCCTCCAGAACAAATTAGCagctaaaaaaaatgaaagagtaACAGATCAAAAAGCACACCGATTGCACAGAAAACAAGACTGTACCTTCGACGACCTTGTTGGTGCCCCTGATGGTGTAGGAATCGAGGTCCTTCTTGCCTGGCTTGGTCTTGGCCATCAGCTGAAAGGGGAGCGGAACCGAGCGACTGAAGTCTCCAATGAGTCCTCGTGTTGGGGCTAATCGCTTGCGCAGGCGGTGGTGGCGAGAGCGTGGATCAAAGAGGAAGGTGAAAGGACGTGAAATGGAGGTCTCATGGAACcctagagaaagagagagagagagaggggggggagGTGGCAAAGAAATGTCTCGTCGGCCTCTCagggagaattttttttttttaatttattttttatttcagatATTGTATATGCATCTTCGATATTAGTACCGAGTGGATGACTCTATTCgaattttgataaaattgaaGTAAATATCTTTCTTAAgtgttagtcattatttcaaaAGCTAATAGCCGTCTGTAATTTACCTTCTtcatgttggccctgggacggattgacggggggtTAGGGATAAGCGTATTCACCTTTGCCACCATGAGTAGACAACTCTCAAATAGGTCGTTACATAAATACGAGAAGTCCAAATGGATTCTCATGTTTCTGTTTGATACCGTTGATAGATGAGTCATCAATGAGTTATTTTCTAAATTGATAAAGTCGTCGAATCTTCAAGGAAGAGGAGAAAGTGAGCAAAATCAACTAGAGTGTCTGAAAGCCtgagagacaaaaaaaaaaaaaaagagatttagaATAAGGGCAAAGGGTGTTTTAGCTTAGTTATTCCGATGTTCAAATCAGTTTCGGGagggggaggaggagagggagagggagaagaacaGTGAAAGAGGAGGTATAGCGGTTATTTGTGCGTGTTTTCATACCTAGTCTATATAAGAGAATTTCCTATTATAACACTGCTGGTGAAAGAATAATGTCTCTCTCCTCATTAATTGAGCATTATATCATAATAGGAAAAATGTCAAGTGTCGTTGACTTGTTAGGTCGGTGGAGACAAGCCAAGTGGCATTGGCCTGTCGGATAGACAAGACTGAGATAAAGGAATTGAGTGAGTCAAGTTCCCGATGTTAGGCAGATGGAACTGAAAGGGGGGGAGCTGAGCCACAGGAGTCGGGTAGACCGAACTATTAGGGATATAATCAAATTCTTACATTAGAAAGATATAGAAAAGATCATGGGCTTAAAAAGatataagatatctccattggcatgaggtctttaGGGTAGAATCCAAAAATAAAGCCATGAGGATTTAGGCCAAaattggacaatatcatgccattgtggagatatgtgaattcaTTTTAGACATAACAATGGTATCAAAGTCATGGTCTAGACCAGATGCTATGTGGGGTAGCCTTGAACGAAATTGAGGGGAGGCCCAGAACAAGTCAAGGTGGTCGGATGCTTGTGAGGAAACCCAGAGCAGGTCAGGGGTGACAAGATGGTTGTGGGGATGTCCGAAGTAGGTCGAGGCTACCGGATGCTTGCGGGAGGCACACAGTAGGTCAAGAGTCATTGGATACTTGCGAGAAGACCCGaaacaggtcaagagtgaccagatgcttacggagaggcccgaagcaggtcaaggtgatcgaATACTTGAGGGGAGGCTCGGAGCAGGTCAGGATAATCGGATGCTTGTGGGGAAGTCTCGTAGTAGGTTAAGATAACTGGATACTTgtagggaggcccgaagcaggtcagggtgattgGATGCTCGTGAGGAGGCTTGGATCAGGTCAAAGTGACTAGTTGCTTACGGGGAAGGCATGGAGCAAGTCAAGAGTGATCGAATGCTCTCGGGGAGGACCAAACCATCAGAGTAATGGTGGTCCTTCTTTTTAGGAGAGGATTATTAGTGTAGGATTGGAAAGACGTTAGAGgggagaggagggggggggggcgggggagtgaatagcgatcATCGAAAATCGAGAGCGAATCGAAGCAcgcaataaaagaaaagaaaataatgctaacaaatcaagttttacttggttcgcagtcttcgacgactcctactccaaagcccgcactcgtcgagtgcttttgttgggcaatccactatcagttcGTAAATATATTACAGGAATTGGTTACAATAACTGAAAAGAATAATGTTACCAACACAGAAAGGAAATTTGAAGGGCTCTTCGTTCTTTGAACTTCAGAGCAACCTTtcggtgtcgtcggagctttttcGGAGTTGCACGCAAGAGAAAAAATTATAGTAGTTGTTATTatgaagctcctggtcgaaggcctttaaataggttaattctgggcgcctggaaccccttcgGGTGCTTGGACCACTTGATTCGGCCAATCGACGCGCTCCACATCAGCTTGTGGATGAATTTTATGGTCCGAGTACCTGGACCGACTCCGAGCGTCCGGATCACCAGGGACCCGCCCAGGCAAGACCCGATCTGGGCTCCCGGACCCCTTTTTCAGCTCCTGCTTTTCCTGCAAAAAATGGTTAGTCCTAGGCAACAAAAATAGGttcatcctgcaaaacagagtcagTACAACTCAGTAaataagagtagtaattagatcatgtctcatcgagaccaagatctagtcaagatcttaacTTAGGTTTTCTCAAATGGACTTAACTTGGATTGACGCTTgcagttccctcaacggggaatacatcctcactggatctctcctccaattgtttaccttcacttaccaactgtagtcacttgacttttctttgacccaccaggtcttctcttcagttgtcaggttcgcagacccaactagatttcGGCCGATTATCAGGTCCTagggacccaactagacttcccaTCAGATATCGGGTCCCActaacctatttggactttccaccagctatcaggtctcccagacctagctagatttcggcctaatgtcaggtccttcagaccagtctgttggtgcaagttgcaccagaatcaaacctgagttttgatgttgtcaaaggttcaagttaagtcttgttgtgatctaacaagttgactaagtgtgcaggctatttactcaatcgggaaagacctagctggaggctaggcaggagaaatcttagcagatcgtgaaaCCCAGgcgcaagtccaagtgggttaaggggACTCGACACTTGGCgaagtgatcgagaggtctggaggaccgaagattaagagaaaagtcctggcgagctgatcaaggctgagtgaaaagtctaaacttctggaggatcaaagtttacaggtaggttgaggtaaacaaattgaaggagcgacagtgaggtcgggttcccgaagggaacaaccttaggtcgctgatccaactgaagaaaccgggaaggtttcaaaattgaaattaagacaattctactgtcttttatattactcttgcattataatattattgttctaacatcTGTTCTGCAGgagatttttgcttaacactgttttgcaggtccgactggatcggtcgaccgaaccactgtatcggtcgaccgaacaaggaaaAATCAGTGCAGTATTCGGACCAGATCAGAACAGAGTCCAAGTCCGATCAaatactgatcggtcgaccgaaccttatgatcggtcgaccgaacctagatgactcagcacagacagCAACGATCAGAGCAGAAGgaaagcacactgatcggtcgatcgaacccatgGATCGGCCGACCGAACCAATCAGCATTAAAGGTGCATTAACTGTTGATCTCGACAAATCACGATGAACAGGGAAGGaacctgttcggtcgatcgaaaaatgggatcggtcgatcgaacccttaaAGAGCATTGATTGCCGGAGATCGAGCCAatgtcagactccagccagaaaGGAGGGGAgcgtgttcagtcgaccgaacaggaggatcggtccaCTGAacgtccagtacacctataaaaggagACTCAAAGTCTGCGGCTATACAACTCTTTCTGATCGACTCAAGCTCTGTTCTGCAAGCAAACCGTGCTACAAgccttcatcagctcagcaagccacactatccggaagtgccgaccaaagcttcaactgcatttacttgtcggtatatttttatataagcttgcattgtaattcacttaagcaagatagtagggttgttactatcttgctcatttgtacgatctgcttctttctgagGATCTCAGAAAGAAGGgctatagtgatttgcccatcgatgcgatcaaggatcgcgggccttcgagtaggagtcgagctaggctccgaatgaagtaaacgaACTTGTCCCTTTATATTTTCTGCTGCTTACACGAATTGTTTTGAAATacgaaagaaaagtttttaaaagagcgcgatattcaccccccctactcctctatcgctcgcatccgatTTATcacagtcaactcctgcacacttagtagaaatgttagacaaacaacacatctaactttaacctatttgtcatacaccAAAACcatattattagtgcaacctgcaccaacaatctccccttttttgatgtaatgacaacttgagttaaaattagaaaaaaaatgcaataaagcaAGCATTAAGCATGAAATGTTTAAAGTGagtttatttttctaacttaacctactatcctccccctttggcatacatcaaaaaataatatGTGAAGCATAAATAATAAAGGTTTAACAAAAAGTactttgcaaacttagttttttaaaCAAGGTTTCAAACAATGATGTCAAatactttaaataattttgaaattgagtgtttGAAAaccaattattttgaaaaattttgcatGTAATGTTTTTAAAAAGAACTTTACAAAGGTAAAGACTCAGGTTCAATTTAGGAAGGATTAAATGTTTCAAAAACAATTTATACAATAGTATTCAAATGATATTATATActgattttgtaaaaaaaaagatTGGGAAATAAATTAccaggaaaaatattttaaaatgtttaactttttcaaaaaaatattttgcaaagataATTTTTATGAGAATTTTGCATGTAATTTTTCAAACATTTCAAAAGTAATATTTTCAAGGCAactttaaaaaaagtttttaaaacaatttttaaaataaattttgaaatacggttttgaaaataaacttttcagatgatgaaagtattttaaaaacatttttcaagGTATTTTTTCAACTATATTCTTTGAAAACTTTAAACACAAGATAGTAAACagatatttaattaagttttaagataTCAATTAAAAATATAGCACAAAGACTTTTGAAAAGATGAGAcgtttaaaaaatagttttcaaatgtCCTCCCCATTAAGTTAACATTTCCTTTAATTTAACACTCCCCTTTGATTTCTACTAGGGGTTGGGTAAGTTAAATTTCAAGGCCTTAGCTTATCATCTTCTGATTATTTTTGTTAGATATAAGAAATTTTACCTGAGTGTTTAGGGGAATTAATGTTAGTAATACTTATATtcatcaaatatattatttactTAAGTATTTCTCCATACTTATTATAGTTAATCATCCATCAATTattcttaaaataattaaccttGGATTAAATTAATTTGGTTAAAATTAAGTTTCAAGTTGAATGCAATGATTTGTTACTAACTCAGTAATAATTAATCATTATCACAAGTTTAttgattaacttaacttaattcaattcaataatttaatacttatttgattaaaacaacttaaatttcatattaattgattgagctaattgattaatgaaagcattagttataatttaatattttttatttacttcatCTTTAAGTTAtgattagatttaacttaattaagttagaattaaCTAAGTTTAAAGTCAATATTAATtcttagttaaatttattaaagttattaaacaaaattaagtaaagttaaggttcaattttaatcaatctttaattaagataaattatgatttaattaaagtaaaattaagattttgattaatgttgaaattaaagttgattaagttaaataaaggataagtttaattaactttttaatgtACAGTCGAGTTTGATTGAAGTGAATTAGAGTAAAGTTAGGTTTTAATTAAGGTACCAATCAAGTTGATTTAAATCTTTAGTCAAATTAAGTTTTCAATTAATTtagaactaagttcttaattaaagttagtttaaagttaagcttctaagttttttttaaataatttttaaaagattaatttaaaagattttaaaaatattttttaaaatgatttaaaaaatattttttaacataatttttaaaattattttttaaatgatttttaaaataatttttaaaatttttttttaggattttaaaaataaattttaaaggatttttaaaataattcttaaaaaaacttataaaggtttttaaaataatttttaaaataatttcttaaaggatttttcaattaacttttaaaaggatttttaaaataattaaaacaaattttaaaaagattttaaaaataatgttaaaaacaattttttaaaagaattaaaaaaaattaatagatttttaaatggatttttaaaataatttatatgtaatacgttaattaacatatgtttaatttaattttgattttaggatttaattaaattaatatttgtatttattttattttaatttgatttaattttaatttaatccttatttatCTCACTCAGACTAAGTTTTAAGACAAAATGATCCTatgatgagttaagttaaatttcagggtttggtttaacttgtgttagattcaagttttaactttgggttcaacaaacataTATTCTtaggataaatttctaagctgtggtgagtcacctaatcttcattagagtaaccatgcctttaaaattttttaaatagttctatccactgaacttaataacaaaacattggtctaaccagttaggattggtaaggggtagcttcagctAGTTTGGCTGagtcaaatgcactaggtcgaagttatatcttcctagacatgcatagacaaagcttccctaacctactatcatccaaatcttctccagtactatttatcaagttaaacttttttcCCTTGGAGatttaatcctaattaccctgcctgGTAACCTATTATTTTGGGGATGTCAattaatttggagtctccccttgaattattgaacttttagttttaggttttatGTGAATTTGGTTTGGTTCTACTTGTTTGGTTAGACAAGTTTTAGGAAtcctttctttaatttattaagtttaatttaagtaagTTTTAGTTAAGGTTGAATTtaggtttttaattttgaattaattaaattggttaaattgTCCTTAAGGagtatacttaatatttaaattttcttttaattttattaagttaattggattatctttctttaattgattatttttaatgcttaagtttttattaatttttaattttgaatttgttaaattgtttgaatcatatttctttaaaggtttatctttaatgtttaactttttattaattattaattttgaatttgctaaatttgattttgatattatcaaagtgtttgattttatccttatattttctttatcttttaaatttatattattagttgaatttattagattagttttatctataTTCTTacctttaagatttaattttttattaattaaattatcttagttttggatagaattttctagattaatactATCTAGattgtcaaatattttattaaggtatttattgattttatctaaatctattctctaatttttaagttttaaattcaaatttatttaatgtttgaattaattatttctgaatttttatttaattttaaatttcctaaattaattaatttatttaaactgatttggtcaatgttctgtctgaccaagtcaaggttgatgccgaTTTAAtcaaagtcttgattgacttaATCAGAATCTAAATTATTTTGTAGTTCTAAATTTGAATAatataaatctagattatcatgcactatACATgggataatttcatatttatctaaattattatgcagattatttaaactactactaagaagcaatttccaagactttgtcttaggataagtagtgtgggagataaagaaataaGGGTGTTTCaccattttcaaaaataataataataaaacaaaaagaatattatgacaaattttgtCAAATGGGTTATTTCACAAATTCTAACtaatagtgaaaaaataaaagtaactttttaaaaaaaaattggaggaaaaaaatgaaaggtgtaaaaataatttttaatcaaaaatgatatataattttttctttttaaaaaggaACCCCTTTGCTTGATTaatggttgcaccaatttagagcggtacctgttctgataccacttgtagaattggaaagatgctagaggggggtgaatagtgatcataAAAAATTGAGAGCGAATCGAAGTACGCAAcggaagaaaagaaaacaatgctaacaaaccaagttttacttggttcggagccttcaacgactcctactccaagggttGCACTTGTCGAGTCTTTCGTTGGGAAATCTACTATCAGTTCGTAAATATATTACAGGAATTGGTTACAAGAACTGAAAAGAATAATGTTACCAACACAGAAAGGAAATATGAAGGATTCTTCATTCTTTGAACTTTGGAGCAGCCTTtcggtgtcgtcggagctttttcAAAGTTGCACGCACGAGAGAAAATTGTAGTAGTTGTTGTTATAAAGCTCCTGGTtaaaggcctttaaataggtccattctgGACGCCTGGAACCCCTCTAGGctcctggaccacgtggctcagCCAATCAACGCGCTCCACATCATCTTGTGGATGAATTTTGCGGTTTGGGTGCCTGGACCAACTCTAGGTGCCCGGATCGCCAGGGTGCCCCAAGCACCCACTCGGGCTAgactagtccgggcgcctggactctgGGTGGCCGGACCCCCTTTTTCAGCTCCTTCTTTTCCTGCAAAAAAAAAAGGTTAATCCTAGGCAACAAAAATAGGttcatcctgcaaaacagagttagtacaactcgataggagtagtaattaaatcctgtctcctcgagaccaggatctagtcaagatctcaacttaggtttttccaaattgacctaagttggatcgacgcctacaattccctcaacggggagtgcaccctcattggatctctcctctagttgcttataTTCACTTACCAACTGCAGCCACTTAACTTGCcttcgacccaccaagtcttctcgCAGTTGTCTCCGTAGACCCAACTGAACTTCGGCCGGTTGTCAGGTCTCGCGGACCTAAAcgaacttcccgccagatatcgggCCCTGCggatctatctggacttcccaccagctatcaggccccgtggacctagctggatttcagcttaATGTCAGGTCATTCAAACCagttaactcctgcacacttagtagaaaggttagacaaataacacatctaactttaacctatttatcatacatcaaaaccaaattatcagtgcaaactgcaccaataattaggaatacaatcaaagtcctatattagaaagatatggaaaagatcatgtaTTTAAAAGGATATAAaatatttccattggcatgaggccttttaggtagaacccaaaaataaaaccatgagggc
This window of the Zingiber officinale cultivar Zhangliang chromosome 3B, Zo_v1.1, whole genome shotgun sequence genome carries:
- the LOC122056335 gene encoding chromatin remodeling protein EBS-like, translating into MAKTKPGKKDLDSYTIRGTNKVVEVGNCVLMRPSESDKPPYVARVEKIEADHRNNVRVKVRWYYRPEESMGGRRQFHGAKELFLSDHYDVQSAHTIEGKCVVHTFKNYTKLENVGAEDYFCRFEYKAATGAFTPDRVAVYCKCEMPYNPDDLMVQCDGCKDWFHPPCMGMAIEQAKKLEHFLCADCDTENDAKRSANGFPASPVSEPKAEPKRRKR